TGAGAATCATACATCAGTACACAACACGATAAAATAGCTCACGTTATGCCCATGCGTAAAAACCTCGGAGAAACCTAATCTCCACTCTACTTTCTGGCAGCTCTCGGCAATGGAGGCCTCGTCGTCGCTTTTTTCATGTTCATCATGTTCATGCTCCCTCATAAAGGCTATCCGATACCGGTGTTCGAACACATCGTCGCCGGGCTCCAAGGACCTTCTTGGCAGCAGGGGCCGGTCGTTTTCAGCCTTGCAGGCATCATCTGGCTCTCCATCCAGCACATCCGCCTGCTGGCATGAAACATCAGCGAGTATCTCGGCTTCAGAAAAACGCCCGCCTTTGAACAGCTCAAGGCCAGCAATGCCGAACCGCTCACCTACGCGATGACCATCAATGTCATGTTCATTCTCGGCGGCCTGTTCGTGCCCGGCTTATGGTCGTTGGTCGAGTACCTGTTCCCGATCGCTCTGGCGGCGTTCCTCGCCGTAGGCCTCTATGCCGGCTATATTTTCCTCTTGTTTTTCGCCAGAGTGATCGCTTACGGCAACTTCGACTGCGAGCGCAACAACAGCCCGAGCCAGATACTCTCGATTTTCACCTTCTCGATGGTGGCCGTGGGCATGTCCGCGTCAGGAGCGACGAGCCACAATCCGGTCTCTTCGGGCATCGGGATCATCCTTGCCGTGTATTTCACCGCCATGGCCGACACCCTCGGCATCATCAAAATCGTGCTCGGCTTCCGTTCGATGCTGGCCAACGGCATCAACTACGAGACATCCGTCTCGCTCTGGATCGTCATTCCGATTCTGACGCTGATCGGCATCACGAATTACCGCGTGTCAATGGGGCTTTCGCATAATTTCCACGCCGCCATTCACCCCTGGTTCCACGTGATTGTCTTCACCATGTTCCTCTCCCTCCAGGTGCTGTTCGGGCTGCTCAGCTACAGAGTCATGAAGCAGCTTGGTTATTTCAGGGATTTCATTTCGGGCGAAAAAAAGAGCGTCGTGACCTATGCCGCCATCTGCCCCGGCGTGGCCTTCGTCGTCCTCGGCAACTTTTTCATCAACAACGGCCTGGTCAATGCCGCCGTTACCGGAAAGTTCTCGATGACCTATTTCCTGCTCTATGCGCCGCTGATTCTGGTTCAGTTCCAGACCAACATCGTCATGCTCAAGCTCAACAGAAAACTGCTCCGCGAAGGATGACCGACACCAAGCGAGCCTGATTTACGCCATCAGACACAGCACGGCGTAATCCCAGGCATCCGACAGGTATCGAATAAAAAAGGAAGCGCACCGCAATCGCAGGCGCTTTCTTTTACTATTTCTCTGCGATAAAAGCTCGACGGTTATTCAGGACAAGCGCTTCTCTCCCCCGATCAGCCCCTCCCGGCTCTTCCAGCCTTGGGCCGTTGTCTCGGCAGCATGAGCTTCGGCTTTTGATGGAGACTCTTTGGTAAACACGATGCGCCAGGGACGATATCGGGAGGTAAACCCCTTCTCGAAGCTGTTGTGGTAATCCAGACGGCGGCGCGGGTTCGACGAGATGCCGACATAATAACGGTCAGCCGTCCCGGATTTGAGGATGTAAAGGTAATGTGGCTCTGCGTTCTCCACGGCATCAGGGGGATGGTGGACAAAACGGCATAAAAAAAAGGAAGCGCCGCGTACTCAAGCACTTCCTTTTTTTAGACTTTGCGATCAGGATTCAAACCTGCATCACGACGAATCGGGATAACAGCCGAATACTTTATACGCTTTTTTTTTGCTCCGCGAGTAGGATTCGAACCTACAACCCTTCGGTTAACAGCCGAATGCTCTACCATTGAGCTATCGCGGAATGCGACTCTTCTTGATCGAAGAGATGCAAATATAAGGCTGTGCATCGAATTTCCAAACCGGCGTGAGCATTTTTTAATAATTTTTCCGCTTGACTGATGGGGTCAGGGCTTTCTTTTTCGAATATTATTTTTGTACATTGATGCTCTTTTATGGAAAAGAGGTGGTTATGTCCAAGGAAAAAGCGCTGATTGAAATCCGCCTGGCCGGTCTTTCCACAGGTACGCACGAGTTCGAGTTCACCTGCTCTGCGGCTGATTTCGCGGATCAGGCTCTCGTCGAGGCGGGTTTTTCGAAGGAGATTTCGGTCAAGGTGACTGTCGAGAAGCTGGAGGGCGAGATGATCGTCACCCTGAAGACCTCGGCGATTGCCGGGCTGACCTGCGACCTGTGCCTTGCGCCGATCACCACCGAGCTGAACGGTTCGTACCGTATCTGGTATGGTTACGATCAGGCTGGCGAGCCAGAGGAGGAGCGCGACGAGGAGTATCGCCTCATCGACCGAAACACGCTCTCGCTCGATCTTACCGAAGATGCCCGGGAGACGCTGCTGCTCTCCGTCCCGATGAAAGTCACCTGCACGGACAATCCCGATTGCCGAGTGTTCCATCAGGTAGAAAACGAGCCGCATGAAGACAACCTGCCCGACAGCACCTGGCAGGAGTCGCTCGAAAAACTGAAAAACAAGTATCGTTAACCGTTGATTCTAAATTGATATAGATTATGGCCAACCCGAAAGCCAAGATGTCCAAGTCCAGAAGGGACAAGAGGAGAGCACAGTTCAACGCCCGTACAAAGGCTACCGTTACGGTTGTCTGCCCGAACTGCGGCGAGCCGACCCTTCCGCATCGCGCTTGCCGTCACTGCGGCCACTACAAAGGCCGTCAGGTCACCGGCAAGATCGTCGTCGCCTAAGCAGTTTGAAGTAAACAGGACGGCACCGCCATGTTAACCATTGTCGTGGATGCCATGGGTGGCGACAATGCACCCGCGTGCGTTGTCGAGGGCGTAATCGATGCCCTCAGAGAGAGCGGAAACCGCTTCGAAATCCTGCTGATCGGTCAGGAGGAGAAGGTCACGCCTCTCTTGCAGCAGCATGATACCGTGAATCTCAACCTCCGCTTCATGCATGCCTCAGAGGTTATCACCATGGAGGATGTTCCCGCCACCGCCGTCAAGGCAAAGCAGGAGTCTTCGCTTGTCCGTGGCCTGAAGCTCTGCAAGTCGAAAGAGGCGGACGCTTTCGTGAGCGCTGGCAATACCGGCGCGATGATGGCGGCGTCGCTTTTCGTGCTTGGCCGTCTTCCCGGCGTGCTGCGACCAACCATCTACGCCTACTTCCCGCGACTCGGCGAGGGGCTGACCAACATTGTCGATGTTGGCGCGAACGTTGACTGCAAGCCGGAAAATCTGGTGCAGTTCGCCGAAATGCTAACCATCTACCAGCGTTACGCAGCAAAGATCGAAAATCCCTCGGTCGGCCTGCTCAACATCGGAGAGGAGGAGGGCAAAGGGCCCGACTATCTCAAACAGTCCTGGAAAATGTTGCAGGAGGCGCACGAGCAGGGAAAGATCAACTTCATCGGCAACATCGAAGGTCACGATATTCTTGCCGGTAAAGCCACCATCGTCGTCTGCGACGGCCTTGTCGGCAACACCATCCTCAAGTTTGGCGAGAGCATTCCGCATTTTCTCGGTGCGCTCTTCAAACCCGCACTCGAAAAGCTGGTCATGGCGGGCAAGCTCGACCAGAACTCGGCGGCGCTGGCAGGCCAGGCGTTCAAGGGGATTTTCGAGCCGTTCGATGTCGAAAAGTTCGGCGGCGTGCCGTTCCTCGGCGTCGATGGCATATCGATTGTCGGCCACGGGCGATCGTCGTCGCGTGCCATCAAGAACATGATCTACATGGCGGAGCACATGATCGAGCAGCGCGTCAACGAACGCATCGCGGAAATGCTCGCCTGACGCCCAGGTGAAGACCAGCGATATGCCGACCCGACCCCTTCAAGCCACACTGGCGTTGCAAGAACGAGAGATTCCGCAAAATCCGCCATACCCGTTCGCTCATCAATGGAAAACCACAACATGAAAGCAGCCATAACGACGACCGCCAAGTACCTGCCTGAAGAGGTGCTCTCCAATCAGGACCTCGAGCGCATTCTCGATACCAACGATGAGTGGATAACGACTCGCACCGGTATCAAGGAGCGGAGAATTCTCAGGGATCCCGAAAAGGCCACGTCGTACATGGCGACCGAGGTTGCCCGCCAGTTGCTCGAAAAGCGGGGCATCTCCGCCGACGAGATCGACCTGATTATCGTGGCGACCATGACTCCCGACATGATCTTTCCATCGACGGCGTGCCTGGTTCAGGGAAACATCCAGGCCAAAAACGCTTGGGCGTTCGATCTTTCCGCCGCCTGTTCAGGCTTTGTCTATGGCCTCTCCACCGGCGCGCAGTTCATCGAATCGGGCAACTGCAAGAAGGTGATGGTGATCGGCGCGGACAAGATGTCCTCCATCATCGACTATACCGACCGCTCGACGGCGATTCTTTTCGGCGACGGCGCGGGCGGCGTCATTCTCGAAGCAGCGCAGGAAGAGGGGTACGGCGTTCTCGACGCTCGTCTCTACTCCGACGGCGCAAACGGACAGAATCATCTGCTGATGCCTGGCGGCGGAAGCCTTCATCCGGCCTCGCATGAAACGCTCGATCAACGGCTGCACTTCATCCGGCAGGATGGCAAGCAGGTGTTCAAGGCAGCGGTCATGGCGATGGCCGATGTCGCCGAAGAGATCATGCAGCGCAACAATCTGACCTCCGATACCATCGACTGGCTCGTGCCGCATCAGGCCAACCAGCGAATCATTCACGCTACCGCGGAGCGCATGGGCATCACCGGGGAGAAGGTGATGATGAACATCGCACACTATGGCAACACGACCGCAGGCACCGTGCCGATCTGCCTGGCCGAGCTGGACGAGCAAGGCAAATTGCACAAAGGCTCGAACCTCGTGCTGGTGAGCTTCGGAGCGGGCTACACTTGGGGCGGCGTTTACGTCCGTTGGCAGTAAGCGCAACCATTCAAAGGAATTACAGAATATGAAAGCATTTGTTTTCCCCGGACAGGGTTCCCAGTACTGCGGCATGGGACGCGATCTTTACGAACGCTTTCCGGAGGCGAAGTCGCTGATGGACAAGGCCGACGAACTGCTCGGCTACCCGATCACCAATATCATGTTCAACGGCAGCGAGGATGAGCTGAAACAGACGCGATACACCCAGCTCGCCATCTTCCTGCACAGCTACGCGGCGGCAACGCTGCTCGGACGCGACGGCGTCGAGATGGCGGCGGGCCACAGCCTCGGCGAATATACCGCGCTCTGTTTTGCGGGCGCGATCTCCTTCGATGATGCGGTGCGGCTCGTGGCCAAACGCGGCGAGCTGATGCAGAACGCCGGACAGCAGAATCCCGGCACGATGGCCGCGATCATCGGCATGGCGGACGAGGCGCTCGACGCGCTCCTGCAGGAGGCCAGCGCTTGCGGCACCGTGCAGGCGGCGAACTTCAACTCGCCCGGCCAGATCGTCATCTCCGGCGACGTCGCTGCGGTGAAGAAAGCAGTCGAACTCGCTCCGTCGAAAGGTGCGCGGATGGCCAAGGAGCTGGTCGTCTCGGGCGCGTTCCACTCGCCCCTGATGAAGCCTGCCGAGAAAGAGCTTGCCGAAACGCTCGACACCATCGCGATCCGCGACGCCGAGATTCCGGTCTGCATGAACGTGGTGGCAAAGCCCGTCACTTCGGCGGCGGAAATCCGCGCAAACCTCATCAGCCAGCTCACCAGCTCCGTTCTCTGGAGCCAGTCGGTACAGGCAATGGCGGACGCGGGCGTCACCGAATTTGTCGAAGTCGGCCCGCAGAAGGTATTGCAGGGCCTCATCAAAAGAATCAGCAAAGCCGCCGTTTGCGCGGGAGTCGATACCGCCGACCAGGTGGATGCGATGCGCAATCCGGCATAAGCAAAACGAAAGGATAGAAATTATGACCATGTTCACAGGAAAAACCGCCATCGTCACCGGCGCGGCGAGAGGCATCGGCCAAGCCATCGCCCTCGATCTCGCCGCTAAAGGCGCTGATCTCGTCATCGGCGACCTCAAGGCGGAGTGGCTGACGGAAACCGAAGAGGCACTCAAGCAGCTCGGCGCGAAAGTGACCTGCAAGGAGCTCGACGTCACCAGCACCGACGCCTGCCAGAAGGTTTTCGACGAAGTGGCTAAAGAGAATGGCCGCATCGATATTCTCGTCAACAACGCGGGCATCACCCGCGACGGCCTGTTGATGCGCATGAGCGAAGAGGACTGGGATGCCGTACTGACCGTGAACCTCAAAGGGGTGTTCAACTGCACCAAGGCCGTGACGCGCATCATGATGAAGCAGCGTTCCGGCTCGATCATCAATATCGCCTCGATCATCGGTCTCATGGGCAACGCCGGGCAGGCCAACTACGCGGCCTCGAAAGGGGGCGTCATCGCCTTCACCAAATCGATTGCCAGGGAAATTGCCTCGCGCAACGTCCGGGTCAACGCCATCGCACCAGGGTTCATCACCTCGAAAATGACCGACGCGCTTTCGGAAGAGGTTCGCCAGAAAATGCTTGAAGCAATTCCGCTCGGCGTTTTCGGCACGCCCCAGCATGTGGCCGACGCGGTGGCATTTCTCGCCAGCGACCAGTCCGCTTACATCACCGGACAGGTGCTGAGCGTCAACGGCGGCATGTACATGTAACCGTAACCCGTTGAGAATCGATGACTTGGCAGAGCCGAAGCGCTTTGTGAAAGTCACCGGTTCTCAAGCCGGAGCGCAGCTTTGCCCGGCGGCTTTTTCTTTTTATATTTACAGACTCGCATTTTTTTGTTTTTAAACCACAAACCCGGAGAACAGTGCCATGAGCGCAGCCGAAATCAAAGATAAAGTGTACGATATCATCGTCAGCAAGATGGGCGTCAACAAGGATCAGATCAAGCCGGAATCGAAGTTTGCCGATGACCTTGGCGCCGATTCGCTCGACACGGTCGAACTGATCATGGAGCTCGAAAACGAGTTCGGCGTTCAGATTCCTGATGAAGATGCCGAGAAGATCGGTACCGTGCAGCAGGCCATTGACTACATCGTCAACAAGAAATAAGCGAAAGGCATTTTCTTCGGGCAGGGCGCGTCCCTGCCTGAAACCAACGTAAAATCTGAACAGATGGGTCTGGAACTCAAAAGAGTCGTTATCACCGGAATCGGCGTTCTGTCGCCAGTCGGCCTCTCGCTATCGGATTTCTGGAAATCCCTCATGGAGGCCAAGAGCGGCGCGGCCCCGATCAGCTATTTCGACACGACCGGGTTCGCCACCACCTTTGCATGCGAGCTGAAGAATTTTAAAGCCGATGAGTACATCGACAGGAAATCCGCTGACCGCATGGATCCATACTGTCAGTACGGCGTCATCGCTGCCGAACAGGCGCTGAAGGACTCCAGCCTCGACCTGACCTCGATTGATCCGACCAGGATCGGCGTGGTGCACGGCTCGGGCATCGGCGGCATGACCGTCTATGACCAGCAGTTCCGCCAGTACCTGGAGCGCGGCCCTCGCCGGGTCAGCCCGTTCTTCATTCCGATGCTCATTCCCGACATTGCCGCCGGACAGATTTCGATCCGCAACGGCCTGATGGGACCGAACTACGCGACCGCATCAGCCTGCGCGACCTCGCTGCACGCCGTCATGGACGCCGTCATGCTCCTCCAGATGGGCATGGCCGAC
This genomic window from Chlorobaculum limnaeum contains:
- a CDS encoding GIY-YIG nuclease family protein yields the protein MENAEPHYLYILKSGTADRYYVGISSNPRRRLDYHNSFEKGFTSRYRPWRIVFTKESPSKAEAHAAETTAQGWKSREGLIGGEKRLS
- the acpP gene encoding acyl carrier protein, yielding MSAAEIKDKVYDIIVSKMGVNKDQIKPESKFADDLGADSLDTVELIMELENEFGVQIPDEDAEKIGTVQQAIDYIVNKK
- the rpmF gene encoding 50S ribosomal protein L32, giving the protein MANPKAKMSKSRRDKRRAQFNARTKATVTVVCPNCGEPTLPHRACRHCGHYKGRQVTGKIVVA
- the plsX gene encoding phosphate acyltransferase PlsX, producing MLTIVVDAMGGDNAPACVVEGVIDALRESGNRFEILLIGQEEKVTPLLQQHDTVNLNLRFMHASEVITMEDVPATAVKAKQESSLVRGLKLCKSKEADAFVSAGNTGAMMAASLFVLGRLPGVLRPTIYAYFPRLGEGLTNIVDVGANVDCKPENLVQFAEMLTIYQRYAAKIENPSVGLLNIGEEEGKGPDYLKQSWKMLQEAHEQGKINFIGNIEGHDILAGKATIVVCDGLVGNTILKFGESIPHFLGALFKPALEKLVMAGKLDQNSAALAGQAFKGIFEPFDVEKFGGVPFLGVDGISIVGHGRSSSRAIKNMIYMAEHMIEQRVNERIAEMLA
- a CDS encoding beta-ketoacyl-ACP synthase III; the protein is MKAAITTTAKYLPEEVLSNQDLERILDTNDEWITTRTGIKERRILRDPEKATSYMATEVARQLLEKRGISADEIDLIIVATMTPDMIFPSTACLVQGNIQAKNAWAFDLSAACSGFVYGLSTGAQFIESGNCKKVMVIGADKMSSIIDYTDRSTAILFGDGAGGVILEAAQEEGYGVLDARLYSDGANGQNHLLMPGGGSLHPASHETLDQRLHFIRQDGKQVFKAAVMAMADVAEEIMQRNNLTSDTIDWLVPHQANQRIIHATAERMGITGEKVMMNIAHYGNTTAGTVPICLAELDEQGKLHKGSNLVLVSFGAGYTWGGVYVRWQ
- a CDS encoding TsoY family (seleno)protein; the protein is MSEYLGFRKTPAFEQLKASNAEPLTYAMTINVMFILGGLFVPGLWSLVEYLFPIALAAFLAVGLYAGYIFLLFFARVIAYGNFDCERNNSPSQILSIFTFSMVAVGMSASGATSHNPVSSGIGIILAVYFTAMADTLGIIKIVLGFRSMLANGINYETSVSLWIVIPILTLIGITNYRVSMGLSHNFHAAIHPWFHVIVFTMFLSLQVLFGLLSYRVMKQLGYFRDFISGEKKSVVTYAAICPGVAFVVLGNFFINNGLVNAAVTGKFSMTYFLLYAPLILVQFQTNIVMLKLNRKLLREG
- the fabD gene encoding ACP S-malonyltransferase → MKAFVFPGQGSQYCGMGRDLYERFPEAKSLMDKADELLGYPITNIMFNGSEDELKQTRYTQLAIFLHSYAAATLLGRDGVEMAAGHSLGEYTALCFAGAISFDDAVRLVAKRGELMQNAGQQNPGTMAAIIGMADEALDALLQEASACGTVQAANFNSPGQIVISGDVAAVKKAVELAPSKGARMAKELVVSGAFHSPLMKPAEKELAETLDTIAIRDAEIPVCMNVVAKPVTSAAEIRANLISQLTSSVLWSQSVQAMADAGVTEFVEVGPQKVLQGLIKRISKAAVCAGVDTADQVDAMRNPA
- the fabG gene encoding 3-oxoacyl-[acyl-carrier-protein] reductase translates to MFTGKTAIVTGAARGIGQAIALDLAAKGADLVIGDLKAEWLTETEEALKQLGAKVTCKELDVTSTDACQKVFDEVAKENGRIDILVNNAGITRDGLLMRMSEEDWDAVLTVNLKGVFNCTKAVTRIMMKQRSGSIINIASIIGLMGNAGQANYAASKGGVIAFTKSIAREIASRNVRVNAIAPGFITSKMTDALSEEVRQKMLEAIPLGVFGTPQHVADAVAFLASDQSAYITGQVLSVNGGMYM
- a CDS encoding YceD family protein — translated: MSKEKALIEIRLAGLSTGTHEFEFTCSAADFADQALVEAGFSKEISVKVTVEKLEGEMIVTLKTSAIAGLTCDLCLAPITTELNGSYRIWYGYDQAGEPEEERDEEYRLIDRNTLSLDLTEDARETLLLSVPMKVTCTDNPDCRVFHQVENEPHEDNLPDSTWQESLEKLKNKYR